Proteins encoded by one window of Trachemys scripta elegans isolate TJP31775 unplaced genomic scaffold, CAS_Tse_1.0 scaffold_36, whole genome shotgun sequence:
- the LOC117870570 gene encoding valine--tRNA ligase, mitochondrial-like: MAPNWIRSGTGRTLSSLRQLLLQAGPQHVPCGRRTSSQASKSDPEGLGRKMTQLKNKAEKQRRQRERLESIEAGVARRQEVPQGQAKAWTPKDVVLYNIPTAAGQKKDTSVPLPASYSPRYVEAAWYGWWEKEGFFKPEYQSRQPHGKPEIFSLCIPPPNVTGSLHLGHALTVAIEDSLVRWRRMQGFQVLWVPGSDHAGIATQAVVERKLWKERGALRQDLTRGEFLAEVWKWKEEKGDEIFRQLKALGASLDWDRLCFTMDAGFSAAVAEAFMRLHEDGLVYRDRRLVNWSCALRSAISDVEVETRQLQGRTVLPVPGCPAPVPFGVMFTFAYKVDGQEDEELPVATTRPETMLGDMAVAVHPDDPRFTHLHGKRLQHPFTGRLLAIITDPLVERDLGTGAVKVTPAHSHADYELGKHHGLPLVSVIGEDGAMTAECGDWLQGLNRFVAREKVVSALKERGLYRGMKDHAMALPLCSRSGDVVENLLKSQWFLRCEEMAQRALEAVESGRLKLTPKFHEKNWRTWLSNISDWCISRQLWWGHQIPAYQVSVSGSCDLGKDGSDALWVVGRTEAEARRKASGILKKPEEEMELVRDADVLDTWFSSALFPFAALGWPRKVGDLQEFYPNSLLETGSDLLFFWVARMVMLGEQLTGELPFSQVFLHSLVRDAHGRKMSKSLGNVVDPLDVIHGASLQDLQGRLRDGNLDPQEVAIAMEGQRRDFPQGIPECGTDALRFVLCSHRVQGDDINLDVATVLSSRHFCNKVWNAVRFTLGALGEGFAPQTPEEVCPSSPMDRWILSRLYHTAADCGQRFGEYELHLVTSTIHHFWLHNFCDVYLESVKPVLQSRDQSRILQTRQTLLSCADLGLRLLSPFMPYLTEELWQRLPKPDADSAPSICVAGYPSAGQLAHWCRPADEDDFLLAQEVVRVARVLRVTYRLTRARPPVYLMCSEPAAHRVYEEYREPLQTLSLAGSLELCPSSEGAEPPVGWVWGRVNDHTEIYMDLQGLVDPEAELPRLAARKKKLERQILELTARTQASGYQEKVSPRAQAERQQKISSLRTELEQLNQALESFGLMSAGLGTPPSADE, encoded by the exons ATGGCACCAAACTGGATCCGATCCGGCACCGGTCGGACTCTGAGCTCCCTCCGCCAGTTGCTGCTCCAGGCTGGGCCCCAGCACGTCCCCTGCGGGCGGAGAACCTCCTCCCAGGCTAGCAAATCCGACCCCGAGGGGCTGGGGCGGAAAATGACCCAGCTCAAGAACAAGGCAGAGAAGCAGAGGAGGCAGCGTGAGAGGCTGGAGTCCATTGAAGCCGGAGTGGCCCGGAGGCAGGAG GTACCTCAGGGGCAGGCTAAGGCGTGGACTCCGAAAGACGTGGTTCTGTACAACATCCCAACGGCCGCCGGTCAGAAGAAAG ACACTTCCGTGCCCCTGCCGGCCTCTTACAGCCCCCGCTATGTGGAAGCCGCGTGGTATGGGTGGTGGGAGAAGGAAGGATTCTTCAAACCTGAATATCAG agCCGGCAGCCCCATGGGAAACCAGAAATCTTCTCCCTCTGCATCCCCCCGCCCAACGTCACGGGGTCCTTGCACCTGGGCCATGCCCTCACGGTAGCCATCGAGGACTCGCTGGTGCGATG GCGCAGAATGCAGGGCTTCCAGGTGCTGTGGGTGCCGGGATCGGATCATGCCGGAATCGCCACTCAG GCGGTGGTGGAGCGCAAGCTCTGGAAGGAGCGGGGCGCCCTGCGGCAGGACCTGACGCGAGGGGAATTCCTGGCCGAGGTCTGGAAATGGAAAGAGGA gaaaggggatgaGATTTTCCGACAGCTCAAGGCTCTGGGGGCATCTCTGGATTGGGACCGACTCTGCTTCACCATGGACGCT GGGTTCTCAGCGGCCGTGGCAGAGGCGTTCATGCGATTGCACGAGGACGGGCTGGTGTACCGCGACCGGCGCCTGGTGAATTGGTCGTGCGCCCTGCGCTCCGCCATCTCCGACGTGGAG GTGGAGACCCGGCAGCTCCAGGGTCGGACTGTGCTCCCTGTGCCCGGCTGCCCAGCCCCGGTGCCCTTTGGAGTGATGTTCACCTTTGCCTACAAAGTGGATGGACAGGAGG ACGAGGAGCTCCCTGTGGCCACCACCCGCCCGGAGACGATGCTGGGGGACATGGCTGTGGCCGTCCATCCCGACGACCCACGGTTCACG CACCTGCACGGCAAGCGGCTCCAGCACCCATTCACTGGGCGCCTCCTGGCCATCATCACGGACCCCCTGGTGGAGCGAGACCTGGGCACAG GAGCCGTGAAGGTGACGCCGGCGCACAGCCATGCCGACTACGAACTGGGCAAGCACCATGGGCTGCCCCTGGTCTCTGTGATCGGGGAGGATGGGGCCATGACAGCTGAGTGTGGAGACTGGCTCCAG GGCTTGAATCGCTTTGTGGCTCGTGAGAAAGTGGTGTCTGCTTTGAAGGAGAGAGGCCTGTACCGGGGTATGAAGGATCATGCCATGGCGCTGCCCCTCTGCAG TCGCTCCGGAGACGTGGTTGAGAACCTGCTGAAGAGCCAGTGGTTTCTCCGGTGTGAAGAAATGGCCCAGAGAGCCCTGGAG GCTGTGGAGTCAGGGCGTCTGAAACTCACCCCGAAATTTCATGAGAAGAACTGGAGGACGTGGCTGTCCAACATCAG CGATTGGTGCATTTCCCGACAGCTGTGGTGGGGCCATCAGATTCCAGCCTATCAGGTCTCTGTCTCAGGGTCATGTGACTTAGGCAAG GATGGGAGTGATGCATTGTGGGTTGTGGGCAGGACAGAGGCAGAAGCCCGCAGAAAAGCATCAGGGATTTTGAAGAAACCGGAAGAGGAAATGGAGCTGGTGAGAG ATGCTGATGTCCTGGATACCTGGTTCTCTTCTGCTCTCTTCCCCTTCGCCGCGCTGGGCTGGCCCCGTAAG GTTGGAGACCTCCAGGAATTCTATCCCAACAGCCTCTTGGAGACGGGCAGCGACCTGCTCTTCTTCTGGGTGGCTCGGATGGTGATGCTGGGGGAGCAGCTGACTGGAGAGCTGCCGTTCTCCCAG gttTTCCTGCACTCCCTGGTACGCGATGCCCACGGCCGGAAGATGAGTAAATCTCTGGGGAATGTCGTAGACCCGCTGGACGTCATTCACGGGGCCTCGCTGCAG GATTTGCAGGGGAGGCTGCGAGATGGGAACCTGGACCCCCAAGAGGTGGCCATCGCCATGGAGGGACAG AGACGAGACTTCCCCCAGGGGATCCCCGAATGTGGCACCGACGCCCTGAGATTCGTGCTGTGCTCCCATCGGGTCCAAG GGGACGACATTAACCTGGATGTGGCCACGGTGCTGAGCTCCCGGCACTTCTGCAACAAGGTGTGGAACGCCGTCCGATTCACTCTGGGGGCGCTGGGAGAGGGGTTTGCCCCGCAGACCCCGGAGGAG gTCTGCCCCAGCTCCCCCATGGACCGATGGATCCTTAGTCGTCTCTACCACACCGCAGCGGACTGCGGCCAGCGGTTCGGGGAGTATGAGCTGCATTTGGTCACATCCACCATCCACCACTTCTGGCTGCACAACTTCTGCGACGTCTACTTG GAGTCGGTGAagcctgtgctgcagagcagggatCAATCCCGGATCCTGCAGACCCGCCAGACGCTCCTCAGCTGCGCCGACCTGGGCCTGCGCCTCCTCTCGCCCTTCATGCCCTACCTGACGGAGGAGCTGTGGCAGCGGCTCCCCAAGCCGGACGCGGACTCCGCTCCCAGCATCTGCGTGGCCGGATACCCCAGTGCTGGGCAGCTG GCCCATTGGTGTCGCCCCGCGGATGAGGACGACTTCCTGCTGGCGCAGGAAGTGGTGCGGGTGGCGCGCGTCCTGAGGGTGACCTACCGGCTGACGAGAGCCCGGCCGCCCG TCTACCTGATGTGCTCAGAGCCAGCTGCCCACAGGGTGTACGAGGAGTACAGAGAGCCCCTGCAAACCCTGTCCCTGGCTGGCTCTCTGGAGCTCTGCCCCTCCTCCGAGGGTGCGGAGCCTCCtgtgggctgggtgtgggggagagtgAACGACCACACTGAGATCTATATGGACCTGCAG GGGCTGGTTGACCCCGAGGCGGAGCTCCCCAGGCTAGCGGCCCGTAAGAAGAAGCTGGAGCGGCAGATCTTGGAGCTCACGGCACGGACCCAGGCATCTGGCTACCAGGAGAAGGTCTCACCGAGAGCCCAGGCAGAGCGTCAGCAGAAG ATTTCCTCTCTCCGGACGGAGCTGGAGCagctgaatcaggccctggaGAGCTTCGGCCTCATGTCAGCAGGGCTGGGAACGCCTCCGTCAGCCGATGAGTGA